The genomic stretch CATGTGAGGCGGAACAATGGCACGCGTTGTGCAGGACTCGGATGAAGAACTCGACGATGATCTTGAGCGTGACCTGCCACCGCCGAAACAGCCAGGCGCGTTCAAGAAGCCACCCAGTAACAACGCCTCTCTCGACACGGGTTCCGCTGGTAGGGTTGTTGTCCATTAGTATTCACCCACATCAATCTCACTAACTTGTAGCTCCAGAATCAATCAGAACAGCGACAGATGCGCATCTGGAACCTCAACTTCAACTCGGCCATGAGGAGCCGCAGTCATCAGTCTCACTACCTGAACATTCAAGCAAAAAGAGAAAAACTGCGGCTGGACTGAGCCCATGCTCACCAGTTACATCTTCTTCCAAGAAGAAAGGCCGTGTTATTTATGGAAAAACAATTAAATCCATCTTCAGCAGCTCAGCAGTATCCGACGCTCTACCCGAGAACCAATTTGGGAACTATGCAGCCCAGGCAAACCCGCCTCCATCCCATGGAGATACCTGGAATCTAGGGGGCACGATGCGTGATGAATACGCGCAGCATGAACCAGCCATGTTCGCTGAGCCCTCCAGTACTGTGCCGAATGCCACCATGACCCAACAACGCATTTTGGAAGCCGTTCGGGGTTCAGTCATGCTGGGAGAGGAACTAGAAGTTGGGCGGCCTCTATATGAACCACCACCTGAACCATCAGTGCCCTGGTCAGATTTGATGAAGTTCACCCCCGGAGAGGCTGCTGAACAGACCGAATCATCCGATCACGAACCACCTGCACCCGATGTTCTCTCTGCTACCCCCTTTCGAACGACGCAAAAAGAGTTTTTATCGTCCCCATCACAGCCAGGGAGAGACGGGTCTTTCGGGACAAGAACCAGCCCATTGAAAAATGAGGTTTTCCATGTACAGACCGTCGATGCTGGAAGAAAGACTTCGTCGTCTCACGCCAATCTAATTGCACATGAAAACATGTCACCAACTGCACCGCAAGGATCCCTGCCGCCAACCGCACCACCAGCATCTCTGCCACCAACTGAACCACCCACATCTCAGCGCAGCAACAAGGAGGGAAGCAAGAAGTCATCTCGTCAGTCAAAGACTCAGGTTCCCAACCATGGCTTGGACGAAGACTTTATGGCTATCGGGCTCCCCGTAGATCAATACAAGCCACGACCCAGTCGCTCGAGATCTATGAAGGTCGACTCGGAAGGCCCTATTGATTATTCGATCCGGCCTGAAAAGGCTAGACGACGAAGGACTGCGGCCGCAGCTGAAGTCCCGACCACTGTAACAATAACAACACCCGAAAAGGTTCGGCAAATCTGCGACATGGGTTTCACGCCTTCAACTACAACTGGAGCTCTAGAGAGAAACAACGGTGACGTCATGCAGACTATCGATTGGCTAGTCAATAACAACATCGACCACGATGAACTGGCGCCACAGAGTCCGCCACGATCCAAATCAACGTCTAAGAAAGCTGTCCAATTGCCAACCATAGACTCCGATGCCATGAAAGACATAATGCGCAATCTGGATGAATACCGTAGAGATGAAGCAGAG from Pyrenophora tritici-repentis strain M4 chromosome 1, whole genome shotgun sequence encodes the following:
- a CDS encoding UBA domain containing protein gives rise to the protein MARVVQDSDEELDDDLERDLPPPKQPGAFKKPPSNNASLDTGSAESIRTATDAHLEPQLQLGHEEPQSSVSLPEHSSKKRKTAAGLSPCSPVTSSSKKKGRVIYGKTIKSIFSSSAVSDALPENQFGNYAAQANPPPSHGDTWNLGGTMRDEYAQHEPAMFAEPSSTVPNATMTQQRILEAVRGSVMLGEELEVGRPLYEPPPEPSVPWSDLMKFTPGEAAEQTESSDHEPPAPDVLSATPFRTTQKEFLSSPSQPGRDGSFGTRTSPLKNEVFHVQTVDAGRKTSSSHANLIAHENMSPTAPQGSLPPTAPPASLPPTEPPTSQRSNKEGSKKSSRQSKTQVPNHGLDEDFMAIGLPVDQYKPRPSRSRSMKVDSEGPIDYSIRPEKARRRRTAAAAEVPTTVTITTPEKVRQICDMGFTPSTTTGALERNNGDVMQTIDWLVNNNIDHDELAPQSPPRSKSTSKKAVQLPTIDSDAMKDIMRNLDEYRRDEAEAEPTLTDNIAVRHEAPNNATTLSRTGLRPDISSITSPTKVQVIIPEKSPRPATTHPADATVISSMSKKAKRRKTTLDEPEEEQITPTSVVPEKVLEKKKRGRPKKAAVAVAPIEPSESIIEASEQDANGDNQDGILQTIEPNSASETAKPRSKNALKEAELLAPTESDSPANSNPPSKLSPAAASATPEQLTKPATASPIPKGKVPYRVGLSKRARIAPLLRTLKK